One genomic window of Pseudoxanthomonas sp. includes the following:
- a CDS encoding barstar family protein has translation MSSHDPHLEDPGHAGVFFVSGQDLDVLAAFAFDAQLLVRRIDLMGVRDKRTLLLRVAVALDFPMSSGRNWDGLLDSLRDLSWLPAPGYVLLLESAGEMHAHNESDFDMLIAILDEAQSAWRARDVPFWAFLALRDKDMAELED, from the coding sequence ATGAGCAGCCACGATCCGCATCTGGAAGACCCCGGCCACGCCGGCGTGTTCTTCGTCAGCGGCCAGGACCTGGACGTGCTGGCGGCGTTTGCCTTCGACGCACAGCTGCTGGTCCGGCGCATCGACTTGATGGGCGTGCGCGACAAGCGCACCCTGCTGCTGCGCGTGGCGGTGGCGCTGGATTTCCCCATGTCGTCGGGCCGCAACTGGGACGGCCTGCTGGACAGCCTGCGCGACCTGTCATGGCTGCCAGCGCCCGGCTACGTGCTGCTGCTGGAGAGCGCGGGCGAAATGCACGCCCACAACGAATCGGATTTCGACATGCTGATCGCGATCCTGGACGAGGCCCAGTCGGCCTGGCGCGCGCGCGACGTGCCGTTCTGGGCATTCCTGGCGCTGCGCGACAAGGACATGGCCGAGCTGGAAGACTAG
- the dbpA gene encoding ATP-dependent RNA helicase DbpA, with amino-acid sequence MEDFSTLPLSDALRRGLDAANYTQPTDIQVRALPPILEGRDVIAQAPTGSGKTAAFALGLLTRIDTGLVKTQALVLCPTRELADQVARAVRRLAVGLPNLKVTLICGGMSLEPQIASLEHDPHVIVGTPGRVQELMRKKALHLNGVRVLVLDEADRMLDMGFEDQIREIVGRTPKTRQSLLFSATWPDAIRAIAQDSLKEPVEVASDETTTVAPAIFQRFCEVEPAMRQKALAGLLLQQRVEPAVVFCNTRKDVDEVANSLQGFGFSALALHGDMEQRDREEVLVRFSGGSCNVLVASDVAARGLDVEDVAAVFNYELPTDTDTYTHRIGRTARAGRSGLAFSLVTPRELPRARALEELAGTPLEWMKTPLATGRPSQPPRAPFVSLRVDGGKKDKLRPGDILGALTGDAGLPGSAIGRIIIGPVRSYVSIKHEQADKAVARLSAGKIKGRSFRVRAI; translated from the coding sequence ATGGAAGACTTCTCGACTCTGCCGCTGTCCGACGCGCTGCGGCGCGGCCTCGACGCCGCCAACTACACCCAACCCACCGACATCCAGGTCCGTGCCCTGCCGCCGATCCTGGAAGGTCGCGACGTCATTGCCCAGGCCCCGACCGGCAGCGGCAAGACCGCCGCGTTCGCGCTGGGCCTGCTGACCCGCATCGATACCGGCCTGGTCAAGACCCAGGCGCTGGTGCTGTGCCCGACCCGCGAACTGGCCGACCAGGTCGCCCGCGCCGTGCGCCGGCTGGCGGTCGGCCTGCCCAATCTGAAGGTCACGCTGATCTGCGGCGGCATGTCGCTGGAACCGCAGATCGCCTCGCTGGAGCACGACCCGCACGTCATCGTCGGCACCCCCGGCCGCGTGCAGGAGCTGATGCGCAAGAAGGCGCTGCATCTGAACGGCGTGCGCGTGCTGGTGCTGGATGAAGCCGACCGCATGCTCGACATGGGCTTTGAAGACCAGATCCGCGAGATCGTCGGCCGCACCCCGAAGACGCGCCAGAGCCTGCTGTTCTCGGCCACCTGGCCCGATGCGATCCGCGCCATCGCCCAGGACAGCCTGAAAGAGCCGGTGGAAGTGGCTTCGGACGAAACCACCACCGTGGCACCGGCCATCTTCCAGCGTTTCTGCGAAGTGGAACCGGCCATGCGCCAGAAGGCGCTGGCCGGCCTGTTGCTGCAGCAGCGCGTGGAACCGGCCGTGGTGTTCTGCAACACCCGCAAGGACGTGGACGAGGTCGCCAATTCGCTGCAGGGCTTCGGCTTCTCCGCACTGGCGCTGCACGGCGACATGGAACAGCGCGACCGCGAGGAAGTGCTGGTGCGTTTCTCCGGCGGTAGCTGCAACGTGCTGGTCGCCAGCGACGTGGCCGCGCGCGGCCTGGACGTGGAGGACGTCGCGGCGGTGTTCAATTACGAACTGCCGACCGACACCGACACCTATACCCACCGCATCGGCCGTACCGCGCGCGCCGGGCGCAGCGGCCTGGCCTTCAGCCTGGTCACTCCGCGCGAACTGCCACGCGCCCGCGCACTGGAAGAACTCGCCGGCACACCGCTGGAATGGATGAAAACCCCGCTGGCCACTGGCCGGCCGAGCCAGCCGCCACGCGCGCCGTTCGTATCGCTGCGCGTGGATGGCGGCAAGAAGGACAAGCTCCGCCCGGGCGACATCCTCGGCGCATTAACCGGTGACGCCGGCCTGCCGGGCAGCGCCATCGGCCGAATCATCATCGGGCCAGTGCGCAGCTATGTCTCGATCAAGCACGAGCAGGCCGACAAGGCCGTGGCCCGCCTCTCGGCCGGCAAGATCAAGGGACGCAGTTTCCGGGTACGCGCGATCTGA
- a CDS encoding adenine phosphoribosyltransferase, with protein sequence MSGETEWAGLIRDVADFPKPGILFKDITPVLADASAFAAATGALADPWREAGVQAVLGIESRGFILGAALARALKCGFVPVRKPGKLPGDVLTVEYGLEYGRDSLQIQENALSPGSRVLLVDDVLASGGTLHAALSLARQQGCDVLGAAVLVELQSLGGRGRWQADLPLTATLRYP encoded by the coding sequence ATGTCCGGCGAGACCGAGTGGGCGGGCCTGATCCGCGATGTAGCTGATTTCCCCAAGCCAGGGATCCTGTTCAAGGACATCACCCCGGTGCTGGCCGATGCATCGGCCTTTGCCGCGGCGACCGGCGCGCTGGCCGATCCATGGCGCGAAGCCGGTGTGCAGGCGGTGTTGGGCATCGAGTCGCGTGGATTCATCCTGGGTGCCGCGCTGGCGCGTGCGCTGAAGTGCGGGTTCGTGCCGGTACGCAAACCGGGCAAGCTGCCGGGTGACGTGCTGACGGTCGAGTACGGCCTGGAATACGGGCGGGACAGCCTGCAAATCCAGGAGAATGCGCTGTCGCCTGGCTCGCGCGTGCTGCTGGTCGACGATGTGCTGGCCTCGGGCGGGACCCTACATGCCGCGCTTTCGCTGGCACGCCAGCAGGGTTGTGACGTGCTCGGCGCGGCGGTGCTGGTCGAACTGCAGTCCCTGGGCGGCCGTGGCCGCTGGCAGGCCGACCTGCCGCTGACCGCGACGCTGCGGTATCCGTGA
- a CDS encoding protein adenylyltransferase SelO, which translates to MQLNFDNRLLRDLPGDPVNGSQARQVQGAVWSAVAPTAVAAPRVLAWSPEVAALLGLTGQDIGDPGFAQVFGGNALLPGMAPYATNYGGHQFGNWAGQLGDGRAISLGEVIAADGSRQELQLKGAGPTPYSRFADGRAVLRSSIREFLCSEAMAHLGVPTTRALCLVGTGEAVVRDMFYDGHAAPEPGAVVCRVAPSFLRFGHYELPASRGDTALLRQLVDFTIARDFPHLDGPASAARDAAWFAEVCTRTATLMAHWMRVGFVHGVMNTDNLSITGLTIDYGPYGWIDDFDLDWTPNTTDAQGRRYRFGWQPQVAFWNLSRLAGALSSLFTDAAPLQGALQGYADAYAATSQENTAAKLGLAGCLPEDLALMGDLQALLQSGEVDMTLFFRTLGEQPPGAEALDALRDAFYDGAKYDVHADAFRQWLQRYARRCALDGDEAARRARMRAANPRYVLRNYLAQEAIDRAHAGDLAGVHELLDVLRHPYDDQPGKEAFARKRPDWARSRAGCSMLSCSS; encoded by the coding sequence ATGCAACTGAACTTCGACAATCGCCTGCTGCGGGACTTGCCGGGTGATCCGGTCAACGGGTCGCAGGCGCGCCAGGTCCAGGGCGCCGTCTGGTCCGCGGTCGCGCCAACGGCTGTGGCCGCGCCACGGGTGCTGGCCTGGTCGCCGGAGGTGGCGGCCTTGCTGGGCCTGACCGGGCAGGACATCGGCGATCCCGGGTTCGCGCAAGTGTTCGGTGGCAATGCTTTGCTGCCGGGGATGGCGCCGTACGCCACCAACTACGGTGGCCATCAGTTCGGCAACTGGGCCGGACAGCTGGGCGATGGCCGGGCGATCTCGCTGGGCGAGGTGATCGCGGCGGATGGCTCACGCCAGGAGTTGCAGCTCAAGGGCGCTGGCCCGACCCCGTATTCGCGGTTCGCCGATGGTCGCGCGGTGCTGCGTTCGTCGATCCGCGAATTCCTGTGCAGCGAGGCGATGGCGCATCTGGGCGTGCCGACCACGCGGGCGTTGTGCCTGGTCGGGACTGGCGAAGCCGTGGTCCGTGACATGTTCTACGACGGACATGCGGCACCCGAGCCCGGCGCGGTGGTCTGCCGGGTCGCGCCATCGTTCTTGCGGTTCGGGCATTACGAGTTGCCGGCCTCGCGTGGCGACACCGCATTGTTGCGGCAGCTGGTGGACTTCACCATCGCCCGCGATTTTCCGCATCTGGACGGCCCTGCCAGCGCAGCGCGCGATGCAGCCTGGTTCGCCGAGGTCTGCACGCGCACGGCGACGCTGATGGCGCACTGGATGCGCGTGGGTTTCGTCCATGGCGTGATGAATACCGACAACCTGTCCATCACCGGCCTGACCATCGATTACGGCCCCTACGGCTGGATCGACGATTTCGACCTGGACTGGACGCCGAACACCACCGACGCGCAGGGCCGTCGCTACCGCTTCGGCTGGCAGCCGCAGGTGGCATTCTGGAACCTGAGCCGGCTGGCAGGCGCGCTGTCGTCGCTGTTCACCGACGCAGCGCCGCTGCAGGGCGCCTTGCAGGGTTATGCCGATGCATATGCCGCTACGAGTCAGGAAAACACCGCCGCCAAGCTGGGTTTGGCCGGATGCCTGCCTGAAGACCTGGCCCTGATGGGCGATCTGCAGGCGCTGCTGCAGTCGGGGGAGGTCGACATGACGCTGTTCTTCCGCACCCTGGGCGAACAGCCGCCAGGCGCCGAAGCGCTGGACGCCCTGCGGGACGCTTTCTACGACGGCGCCAAGTACGACGTGCATGCCGACGCCTTTCGCCAGTGGCTGCAGCGCTATGCACGGCGTTGTGCGCTGGATGGCGACGAAGCCGCACGTCGCGCCCGCATGCGCGCGGCGAATCCGCGTTATGTGTTGCGCAACTACCTGGCGCAGGAAGCCATCGATCGCGCACATGCGGGTGATCTGGCGGGCGTGCACGAACTATTGGACGTGCTGCGCCATCCCTATGACGACCAGCCCGGCAAGGAGGCGTTCGCCCGGAAACGGCCTGACTGGGCGCGTTCGAGGGCCGGATGTTCGATGTTGTCGTGTAGCTCGTGA
- a CDS encoding cold-shock protein — translation MSDRQSGTVKWFNDAKGFGFITPQSGPDLFVHFRAIQGTGFKSLKEGQAVTFVAVQGQKGMQADQVQPV, via the coding sequence ATGTCCGATCGTCAGAGCGGTACCGTCAAGTGGTTCAACGATGCCAAGGGCTTCGGCTTCATCACCCCGCAGAGCGGCCCGGACCTGTTCGTGCATTTCCGCGCGATCCAGGGCACCGGCTTCAAGTCGCTGAAGGAAGGCCAGGCTGTCACCTTCGTGGCCGTGCAGGGTCAGAAGGGCATGCAGGCTGACCAGGTGCAGCCGGTCTAA
- a CDS encoding pseudouridine synthase, whose product MERPEAFTPLPSRLQLAPGPWATLLEGLCARFPAIPEARWEDRFARGRVQKPDGGVLAAGDPWRVGQDIVYFREVDDEATIPFMEAVLYQDAHLLVADKPHFLPVVPSGRFVRETLLTRLRQRPGCDALVPLHRIDRATAGLVLFSTNPASRAAYQALFREQRIHKRYEALAPAMHGAAFPLEHRSRLVQGEPFFRMQEVMGEPNSLTGIDVLERGEGDWRYALTPVTGRKHQLRVHMAALGVPIRNDPLYPGLGPPAVGSEDFAHPLKLLARSLAFTDPLSGAMRHFESGLSLWK is encoded by the coding sequence ATGGAACGGCCCGAGGCCTTTACACCGCTGCCCAGCCGCCTGCAGCTCGCGCCCGGTCCCTGGGCGACGCTGCTGGAAGGGCTGTGCGCGCGCTTTCCGGCCATCCCGGAGGCGCGATGGGAGGACCGTTTCGCGCGCGGGCGCGTGCAGAAGCCCGATGGCGGGGTGCTGGCGGCAGGCGATCCTTGGCGGGTCGGGCAGGACATCGTCTATTTCCGCGAGGTGGACGATGAAGCGACGATCCCGTTCATGGAAGCGGTGCTGTACCAGGATGCGCATCTGCTGGTGGCGGACAAGCCGCATTTCCTGCCGGTCGTGCCCTCGGGGCGCTTTGTTCGTGAAACCCTGCTGACGCGACTACGGCAGCGTCCGGGCTGCGATGCGCTGGTGCCGTTGCACCGGATTGACCGGGCAACCGCCGGCCTGGTGCTGTTTTCGACGAATCCGGCATCCCGGGCGGCCTATCAGGCGCTGTTTCGCGAGCAGCGCATCCATAAGCGCTACGAGGCGCTGGCGCCGGCCATGCACGGGGCGGCGTTTCCCCTCGAACACCGCTCCAGGCTGGTGCAGGGGGAGCCGTTCTTCCGGATGCAGGAAGTGATGGGCGAACCCAATAGCCTGACTGGCATCGACGTGCTGGAACGGGGGGAGGGAGATTGGCGTTATGCGCTGACGCCGGTCACCGGGCGCAAGCACCAGCTGCGTGTCCACATGGCTGCATTGGGCGTGCCGATCCGCAACGACCCCCTTTATCCGGGGCTCGGGCCGCCAGCTGTCGGATCTGAAGACTTCGCGCATCCGCTGAAACTGCTCGCCCGTTCGTTGGCATTCACCGACCCGCTCAGTGGTGCGATGCGGCATTTTGAAAGCGGGCTTTCACTCTGGAAATGA
- a CDS encoding YaeQ family protein: protein MALSATIRKVELQISDLDRNHYASHSLTLAQHPSETDERLIARLLAFVLHADERLEFGRGLSNEDEPDLWRRDYTGQIEQWIDLGQPDESRLRKAAGRSREVVVVNYSGNPGDVWWQKNAASLRRMKQLTVIDLPHAQIKELAERIQRTMRFDVLVQDGETQLMGDDLQMVLVPSVRYSPQG, encoded by the coding sequence ATGGCTCTTTCCGCCACGATCCGCAAGGTCGAGCTCCAGATCAGCGACCTTGACCGTAATCATTACGCCAGTCACAGCCTCACCCTGGCCCAACACCCCTCCGAAACCGACGAACGCCTGATCGCCCGGCTGCTGGCATTCGTGCTGCATGCCGACGAGCGACTGGAATTCGGCCGGGGCCTGAGCAACGAGGACGAACCAGACCTGTGGCGGCGCGACTACACCGGCCAGATCGAGCAGTGGATCGACCTGGGCCAGCCGGATGAATCCCGCCTGCGCAAGGCCGCCGGACGTTCGCGCGAGGTGGTCGTCGTCAATTACAGCGGCAACCCGGGCGATGTGTGGTGGCAGAAAAACGCCGCTTCGCTGCGCCGCATGAAGCAGCTGACCGTGATCGACCTGCCGCATGCGCAGATCAAGGAACTGGCCGAACGCATCCAGCGCACCATGCGCTTCGATGTGCTGGTGCAGGACGGCGAAACCCAGCTGATGGGCGATGACCTGCAGATGGTGCTGGTGCCGTCCGTGCGCTATTCACCGCAGGGCTGA
- a CDS encoding LacI family DNA-binding transcriptional regulator translates to MIPVHLPIKGKATSLDIAYRAGVSQPTVSRALRGSPMVNEETRRRILAIAEELHYKVDKNASNLRTQLTGTLALLFFEDPTPDESAINPFFLSMLGSITRACALHGYDLLISFQQLSEDWQADYEDSKKADGLILLGYGDYLQSRIRLERLQQQGTRFVRWGAVLPGQPGVSIGCDNFQGGHDIAAHLIGQGRSRIAFVGHASAHYPEFQERHRGVIAAMAEAGVQADPALQIDAETSEQSGYEAARLLLERGVAFDALFGASDLIAIGAMKALLEAGLRIPDDVAVAGFDDIPLAGFVAPGLSTVQQDTRQAGMLLVDTLLQLIHGQPVESQTIPVKLALRGSSRCL, encoded by the coding sequence GTGATCCCTGTGCATCTACCGATCAAGGGCAAGGCCACTTCGCTCGATATCGCATATCGGGCCGGCGTCTCCCAACCCACCGTGTCGCGCGCGCTGCGCGGTAGCCCGATGGTCAACGAAGAGACGCGCCGACGCATCCTGGCCATTGCAGAAGAGCTGCATTACAAGGTCGACAAGAACGCCTCCAACCTGCGCACCCAGCTGACCGGCACGCTGGCATTGCTGTTCTTCGAAGACCCGACGCCGGACGAATCGGCGATCAACCCGTTTTTCCTGTCGATGCTGGGCTCGATCACCCGCGCCTGCGCCCTGCACGGCTATGACCTGTTGATCTCCTTCCAGCAGCTGTCCGAGGACTGGCAGGCCGACTACGAGGACAGCAAGAAGGCCGACGGCCTGATCCTGCTGGGTTACGGCGACTACCTGCAATCGCGCATCCGCCTGGAACGCCTGCAGCAGCAGGGCACGCGCTTCGTGCGCTGGGGCGCGGTGCTGCCGGGCCAGCCGGGCGTGTCGATCGGCTGCGACAACTTCCAGGGCGGGCACGACATCGCCGCGCACCTGATCGGCCAGGGACGTTCGCGGATCGCCTTCGTCGGCCATGCTTCGGCGCACTACCCCGAATTCCAGGAGCGTCATCGCGGCGTGATCGCGGCAATGGCCGAAGCCGGCGTGCAGGCCGACCCCGCCCTGCAGATCGATGCCGAAACCAGCGAGCAGTCCGGCTATGAGGCCGCACGCCTGCTGCTGGAACGCGGCGTGGCCTTCGATGCCCTGTTCGGTGCCAGCGACCTGATCGCCATCGGCGCAATGAAGGCGCTGCTGGAGGCCGGCCTGCGCATTCCCGACGATGTGGCCGTGGCTGGCTTCGACGACATCCCGCTGGCCGGCTTCGTCGCGCCCGGCCTGTCCACCGTGCAGCAGGACACCCGCCAGGCCGGCATGCTGCTGGTCGATACGCTGCTACAGCTGATCCATGGTCAGCCGGTGGAGAGCCAGACGATTCCGGTGAAGCTGGCGCTGCGTGGGTCGAGCCGCTGCTTGTAG
- a CDS encoding alpha-amylase family glycosyl hydrolase, giving the protein MAALSLPASAQPAAPQDFYGTLEPFAKEAIYFVMTDRFVNGDPSNDQRDQGGEHRTFDLPVQGAPAGQSDNIGYMGGDFKGVLDNAGYIRDLGFSAVWVTPIVDNPDQAFTGGKPVTWGSVGTDQGKTGYHGYWGVNFYKLDEHLPSPGLDFAGFTKGMKDAQLDVVLDIVGNHGSPAYSMPKVQPQFGQLFDKDGHKVADHQNLDPSRLDPKHNPMHAFYNTGGGLAELSDLAEDNPAVLDYLAGAYEQWIGQGAAAFRVDTIGWMPHSFWKKFADRIRARHPGFFMFGEAFDYDAATIAGHTLPRNGAYSVLDFPMRGKLSRVFGKEGGGYEEIAKALYLEDGPYANPYDLVTFYDNHDMARLDATDAGFIDANNWLFTVRGIPAVYYGSETGFMRGAAEHAGNRNYYGQERVDAGKDSPIYRNLKRIATLRRDSVALQRGLMLDLAIKGDTAAFYRVYEHDGTTQTALVLLNKGDRAGTVALDKELQQGSWRDAFDGKRVRIGETLTLEVPAHGVRVLFYDQALTNAALRARLADDMARRLRD; this is encoded by the coding sequence ATGGCTGCGCTGTCGCTGCCTGCCTCGGCGCAGCCAGCGGCGCCACAGGATTTCTACGGCACGCTGGAGCCGTTTGCGAAGGAGGCGATCTACTTCGTGATGACCGATCGCTTCGTCAACGGCGATCCGTCCAACGACCAGCGCGACCAGGGCGGTGAACACCGCACCTTCGATCTTCCCGTGCAGGGCGCACCGGCGGGGCAGAGCGACAACATCGGCTACATGGGCGGCGATTTCAAAGGCGTCCTCGACAATGCCGGCTATATCCGTGACCTGGGTTTCAGTGCGGTGTGGGTCACGCCCATCGTCGACAATCCCGACCAGGCCTTCACTGGCGGCAAGCCAGTCACCTGGGGCAGCGTCGGAACCGACCAGGGCAAGACTGGCTATCACGGCTACTGGGGCGTGAACTTCTACAAGCTCGACGAACACCTGCCGAGTCCTGGCCTGGACTTCGCCGGCTTCACCAAGGGCATGAAGGACGCGCAGTTGGACGTGGTGCTGGACATCGTCGGCAACCATGGCTCGCCCGCGTATTCCATGCCGAAGGTGCAGCCGCAGTTCGGCCAGCTCTTCGACAAGGACGGCCACAAGGTCGCCGACCACCAGAACCTGGATCCATCCAGGCTGGATCCGAAGCACAACCCGATGCATGCCTTCTACAACACCGGTGGCGGCTTGGCCGAACTGTCGGACCTGGCCGAGGACAATCCGGCCGTGCTGGATTACCTGGCCGGCGCCTACGAGCAATGGATCGGGCAGGGCGCGGCTGCGTTCCGGGTGGATACGATCGGCTGGATGCCGCACAGCTTCTGGAAGAAGTTTGCCGACCGCATCCGCGCCAGGCATCCGGGCTTCTTCATGTTCGGCGAGGCCTTCGACTACGACGCGGCCACCATCGCCGGGCACACGCTGCCGCGCAACGGGGCGTACAGCGTGCTGGACTTCCCGATGCGCGGAAAGCTGTCCAGGGTCTTCGGCAAGGAGGGCGGCGGCTACGAGGAAATCGCCAAGGCGCTGTATCTGGAAGATGGTCCGTACGCCAATCCGTACGACCTGGTGACCTTCTACGACAACCACGACATGGCACGCCTGGATGCCACCGATGCGGGTTTCATCGACGCGAACAACTGGCTGTTCACCGTGCGCGGGATTCCCGCGGTGTACTACGGCTCGGAGACCGGCTTCATGCGCGGCGCGGCCGAACATGCCGGCAATCGCAACTATTACGGCCAGGAACGCGTGGATGCGGGCAAGGACAGCCCGATCTATCGCAACCTCAAGCGGATCGCCACGCTGCGCCGTGATTCGGTCGCATTGCAGCGCGGCCTGATGCTGGACCTGGCGATCAAGGGCGACACCGCTGCTTTCTACCGTGTCTACGAACACGACGGCACCACGCAGACCGCGCTGGTGCTGCTGAACAAGGGTGACCGTGCTGGCACGGTTGCATTGGACAAGGAACTGCAGCAAGGCAGTTGGCGCGATGCCTTCGACGGCAAGCGTGTGCGCATCGGCGAGACGTTGACGCTGGAGGTGCCAGCACACGGCGTGCGCGTGCTGTTCTACGACCAGGCGCTGACCAATGCCGCACTGCGCGCGCGCCTGGCCGACGACATGGCGCGGCGCCTGCGCGATTAA
- a CDS encoding MFS transporter encodes MTRTRTLSFWQIWNMCFGFLGIQFGFALQNANVSRIFHTLGASVDDIPVLWMAAPLTGLIVQPIVGYLSDRTWTRLGRRRPYFLIGAVLATLALIAMPHSPALWIAAGLLWVLDASINISMEPFRAFVGDLLPTRQRASGYAMQSFFIGIGSVIASLLPWLLAHFGVANTAGPGQVPDTVRYAFYFGGAVLLLTILWTVFTTREDPPGQLANEVESKTAVFTMNGETSAVLRTRIGWAALVIGLVGCGLVAAFGLDKQLYVLGGGAAVGGALLLGRRYAGSGMYAAIVDDLMAMPVTMRKLAVVQFFSWFALFAMWIYTTDAVTSTHFGTSDTTSAAYNEGANWVGVLFAAYNGFAAVAAIVIPWMVRAIGLRWSHLLNLCLGGAGFISFLLFRDPHWLLLSMAGVGFAWASILSLPYALLSDSVPAAKMGLYMGIFNFFIVIPQLVAASILGLLVKTVLGGAPINALAVGGLSLVVAGLCTLRVHEPLREA; translated from the coding sequence ATGACTCGCACCCGCACCCTGTCGTTCTGGCAGATCTGGAACATGTGCTTCGGCTTCCTGGGCATCCAGTTCGGCTTTGCCCTGCAGAACGCCAATGTCAGCCGCATCTTCCACACGCTCGGCGCGTCGGTGGACGACATCCCGGTACTATGGATGGCCGCACCGCTGACCGGACTGATCGTGCAGCCGATCGTGGGCTATCTGTCCGACCGCACCTGGACGCGGCTGGGCCGGCGCCGTCCGTATTTCCTGATCGGCGCGGTGCTGGCAACGTTGGCATTGATTGCGATGCCACATTCACCCGCGCTGTGGATCGCCGCCGGCCTGCTGTGGGTGCTGGATGCATCGATCAATATCTCGATGGAGCCGTTCCGCGCCTTCGTCGGCGACTTGCTACCGACGCGCCAGCGCGCCTCGGGCTATGCGATGCAGAGCTTCTTCATCGGCATCGGCTCGGTCATCGCCAGCCTGCTTCCGTGGCTGCTGGCCCACTTCGGCGTGGCCAATACCGCCGGGCCGGGGCAGGTGCCGGACACGGTGCGCTATGCGTTCTATTTCGGCGGCGCGGTGCTGCTGCTAACGATCCTGTGGACGGTCTTCACCACGCGCGAGGATCCGCCGGGGCAACTGGCCAATGAGGTCGAGTCGAAGACCGCGGTTTTCACCATGAACGGTGAAACCAGCGCCGTGCTGCGCACGCGGATCGGGTGGGCCGCCCTGGTGATCGGCCTGGTCGGCTGCGGTTTGGTCGCGGCGTTTGGCCTGGACAAGCAGCTCTACGTGCTGGGCGGTGGCGCGGCAGTGGGCGGCGCACTGCTGCTGGGCCGGCGCTATGCGGGCAGCGGCATGTATGCGGCCATCGTCGACGACCTGATGGCGATGCCGGTCACCATGCGCAAGCTGGCGGTGGTCCAGTTCTTTTCCTGGTTCGCGCTGTTCGCGATGTGGATCTACACCACGGATGCGGTCACCAGTACCCACTTCGGTACCAGCGATACCACCTCGGCCGCGTACAACGAGGGCGCCAACTGGGTCGGCGTGCTGTTCGCCGCCTACAACGGTTTCGCCGCCGTGGCGGCCATCGTGATCCCGTGGATGGTGCGTGCGATCGGCCTGCGCTGGAGCCATCTGCTCAACCTGTGCCTGGGTGGCGCGGGGTTCATCTCGTTCCTGCTGTTCCGCGATCCGCACTGGCTGCTGCTGTCGATGGCCGGCGTGGGCTTTGCCTGGGCCTCGATCCTGTCGCTGCCCTATGCGCTGCTGTCCGACAGCGTGCCGGCAGCCAAGATGGGCCTGTACATGGGCATCTTCAATTTCTTCATCGTCATCCCGCAGCTGGTCGCCGCCTCGATCCTGGGGCTGCTGGTCAAGACCGTACTGGGCGGCGCACCGATCAATGCGCTGGCCGTCGGTGGCCTGAGCCTGGTCGTGGCCGGCCTGTGCACGCTGCGGGTGCACGAACCACTTCGAGAGGCCTAG